In one Massilia endophytica genomic region, the following are encoded:
- the dusA gene encoding tRNA dihydrouridine(20/20a) synthase DusA produces the protein MNKINEKKPNVNKRLLSVAPMMDWTDRHCRVFHRQITKHTWLYTEMVTTGALVYGDVERHLRFNEEEHPVALQLGGSDPHDLAVSAKLGEQWGYDEINLNCGCPSERVQKGAFGACLMAEPELVRDCVKAMRDAVSIDVTVKHRIGIDESESYDFVRDFVGTVAEGGCTTFIVHARNAILKGLSPKENREIPPLKYEYAYQLKRDFPRFEILINGGIKTEAEIDLHLQHVDGVMLGREAYHNPYLMAGFDQRYYGDTAPVKSRAEVLEAMIPYIAAQLAKEGGRGLKLNSITRHMLGLMQGLPGAKNFRQTLSDSKKLASGNPQLLREALERTPHFS, from the coding sequence ATGAACAAAATTAACGAAAAAAAACCCAATGTAAACAAGAGGTTACTGAGTGTAGCCCCGATGATGGACTGGACCGACCGCCACTGCCGCGTCTTCCACCGCCAGATCACGAAGCACACCTGGCTGTACACGGAGATGGTGACGACGGGCGCGCTCGTCTACGGCGATGTGGAGCGCCACCTGCGCTTCAACGAGGAGGAGCACCCGGTCGCCCTGCAGCTGGGCGGCAGCGACCCGCACGACCTGGCCGTGAGCGCGAAGCTGGGCGAGCAGTGGGGCTACGACGAGATCAACCTGAACTGCGGCTGCCCGTCCGAGCGCGTGCAGAAGGGGGCATTCGGCGCCTGCCTGATGGCCGAGCCGGAGCTGGTGCGCGATTGCGTGAAGGCCATGCGCGACGCCGTGAGCATCGACGTCACGGTCAAGCACCGCATCGGCATCGACGAAAGCGAGAGCTACGATTTCGTGCGCGACTTCGTGGGCACGGTGGCCGAAGGCGGCTGCACGACGTTCATCGTGCATGCCAGGAATGCCATCCTCAAGGGCCTGTCGCCGAAGGAGAACCGCGAGATTCCGCCGCTGAAGTACGAGTACGCCTACCAGCTCAAGCGCGACTTCCCCCGGTTCGAGATCCTCATCAACGGCGGCATCAAGACCGAGGCCGAGATCGACCTGCACCTGCAGCATGTGGACGGCGTCATGCTGGGCCGCGAGGCGTATCACAACCCCTACCTGATGGCCGGTTTCGACCAGCGCTACTACGGCGACACCGCCCCGGTGAAGTCGCGCGCCGAGGTGCTGGAAGCCATGATTCCCTATATCGCCGCCCAGCTGGCGAAAGAGGGCGGCCGCGGCCTCAAGCTCAACTCCATCACCCGCCACATGCTGGGCCTGATGCAGGGCCTGCCCGGCGCCAAAAACTTCCGCCAGACCCTCTCCGACAGCAAGAAGCTTGCATCCGGCAACCCTCAATTGCTGAGGGAAGCCCTGGAGCGCACCCCGCATTTCTCCTGA